Proteins co-encoded in one Salvia splendens isolate huo1 unplaced genomic scaffold, SspV2 ctg1145, whole genome shotgun sequence genomic window:
- the LOC121788788 gene encoding uncharacterized protein LOC121788788, giving the protein MSSHFMIWNAQGIANTATRGTFKNIIDMYSVLFAAVLEPQTDPQPSFFSRRFGLQFRCSNTNGKIWIFSHRDWQVEVIDDSEQVLHVRVSAAIFPFSIFLSVVYAKCSREGRYDLWNKLRDISLATDVAPWLVGGDFNIFLLEEERQGSTTDRHGEMMDFADAVADCQLLDPGFDGPPFTWTRSGLWERLDRVLLGEHWTNAFAATRVTHLPRISSDHAPLLVRCQLTAQIPRPSFRFQNMWAGGQTLTSEEDIRQSAVDYFQRLLTSDVEHLEQPDFDLLRGLPESVDREGFCAVPDFDEEQRWWQQWRTSS; this is encoded by the exons ATGTCTTCTCACTTCATGATCTGGAATGCCCAGGGGATAGCGAACACTGCTACCCGCGGCACTTTCAAGAATATTATCGATATGTACAGTGTTTTGTTTGCCGCGGTGCTTGAGCCCCAGACGGATCCCCAGCCTTCTTTCTTTAGTAGGCGATTTGGGTTGCAGTTTAGGTGTTCGAACACAAACGGCAAGATTTGGATCTTCTCTCACAGGGACTGGCAGGTCGAGGTCATTGATGACTCTGAGCAGGTCCTTCACGTCCGAGTTTCTGCTGCGATATTCCCTTTTTCAATCTTTCTCTCCGTAGTGTAcgctaagtgctcgagggaggggaGGTACGATTTGTGGAATAAGCTCAGGGACATCTCTCTAGCTACTGACGTGGCCCCCTGGCTTGttggtggtgacttcaacatcttcttgttggaggaagagagacagGGCAGCACGACAGACAGGCACGGAGAGATGATGGACTTCGCCGACGCCGTAGCAGACTGCCAGCTTCTGGACCCAGGCTTTGATGGCCCACCATTCACATGGACGAGGAGTGGGCTCTGGGAGAGATTGGACAGAGTTCTTCTCGGGGAGCACTGGACGAACGCCTTTGCGGCTACTAGGGTGACTCATTTGCCTAGGATCTCTTCAGATCATGCCCCTTTGCTTGTGCGGTGCCAGCTCACGGCTCAGATTCCGAGGCCTTCAtttaggtttcagaacatgtgg gcaggaGGACAGACTCTCACGTCGGAGGAGGACATCAGACAGTCGGCGGTTGACTACTTCCAGCGGCTTCTCACGTCAGACGTTGAGCACTTGGAGCAGCCGGACTTTGATCTCTTGCGCGGTCTCCCAGAGTCCGTGGACCGCGAGGGCTTCTGTGCAGTTCCTGACTTTGATGAG gagcagaggtggtggcagcagtggcGGACTTCTTCTTAG
- the LOC121788789 gene encoding uncharacterized protein LOC121788789 produces MSHLNAFYELTNSHRPPNVEHHRIKRALFPFSLREKARAWYDSLPGYNITTFQELKSLFLLEYNSPMKIEKLREEITSFRQKYDESFAEAWKRFTEMLRKCPSHGTRLVTAGSNGNLDDLTHDEVRALFQRLANNQRNWHNPRRAAEKAGDTFGATKDAERVTAIEAQLADISTQMSSMTKAVKSLQLTPQPQAVTVMKCGLCQGGHHTDQCPSLQGPPVEDVNYIGNNRQGFNQGNQYNNQQNWRPQQTNWNQAGPSNTSGNQWRNNTQPPGFEKKSSVDDQLGQIFSFMTKSQKENENFKERTVEKFGQMEATMRNLETQIGQLATASHTRIPNTIPSNTVPNPKDNEQCKAASGSKEHGEESDSSGKFSAEEKGKKTVEMESKRKMTTSPAQDPKSKFNFPDHIPLPPYPPKRKKRVPKEKSFEWMMNVIRKVNVDVSLVDLFTNFPKFSKFFKDMMSNKEKLQDEGIVALSMNCSQLISGMMPMKKRDPGSCVIPCEIGNTIFTKYLLDQGSRISLMALKTARAIGLEERMEPIDIALQLADHSIVKPTGIVEDFLVKVDKFVIPVDFIVLDMPEDKEVPILFGRPFLAT; encoded by the exons ATGAGCCACCTGAATGCTTTTTATGAACTGACAAACTCTCATAGACCTCCAAATGTGGAGCATCATCGGATTAAGAGGGCATTATTTCCGTTCTCATTGAGGGAGAAAGCAAGAGCGTGGTATGATTCATTACCGGGCTACAACATTACAACATTCCAAGAGTTGAAGTCGTTGTTTCTTTTGGAATACAACTCTCCAATGAAGATCGAGAAGTTGAGAGAAGAGATCACTTCATTCCGACAGAAATATGATGAGTCCTTCGCAGAAGCATGGAAGAGATTCACAGAAATGCTAAGGAAATGCCCAAGTCACG GCACGAGATTAGTCACTGCAGGCTCAAATGGGAACTTAGATGATCTAACTCATGATGAAGTGAGAGCCTTGTTTCAAAGATTAGCAAATAATCAAAGGAATTGGCATAATCCAAGAAGAGCGGCTGAGAAGGCAGGAGATACATTTGGTGCTACCAAAGATGCGGAAAGAGTGACAGCAATTGAGGCTCAATTGGCAGACATAAGCACCCAAATGTCGTCAATGACAAAGGCAGTTAAATCTCTTCAACTGACTCCTCAACCTCAAGCAGTGACTGTGATGAAGTGTGGGTTGTGCCAAGGAGGACATCATACGGATCAATGTCCAAGTCTTCAAGGACCACCAGTGGAGGACGTGAACTACATCGGTAACAATCGTCAAGGGTTCAACCAAGGCAATCAATACAACAATCAGCAGAATTGGAGGCCTCAACAAACAAACTGGAATCAAGCTGGTCCTAGCAACACCTCGGGTAATCAATGGAGGAACAACACTCAACCCCCAGGTTTTGAGAAGAAGTCATCAGTGGATGATCAATTGGGACAAATTTTCTCTTTTATGACTAAAAGTCAAAAGGAGAATGAGAATTTCAAGGAAAGAACAGTGGAAAAGTTTGGACAGATGGAGGCTACAATGAGAAATCTTGAGACTCAAATTGGACAGCTTGCTACAGCATCgcatacaagaattcctaataCTATCCCGAGTAATACAGTGCCCAATCCGAAAGACAATGAACAGTGTAAG gctgcatcCGGCAGCAAGGAACATGGTGAAGAGTCCGATTCAAGTGGAAAGTTTTCAgcagaagagaaaggaaagaagACAGTAGAAATGGAGTCAAAGAGAAAGATGACGACAAGTCCGGCACAAGATCCGAAAAGTAAGTTCAACTTCCCTGATCATATTCCTCTTCCACCATATCCACCCAAGAGGAAAAAGAGGGTTCCAAAAGAGAAAAGCTTtgagtggatgatgaatgtgatcCGAAAAGTGAATGTGGATGTTTCATTAGTGGACCTCTTCACTAATTTCCCCAAGTTCTCCAAGTTCTTCAAGGACATGATGTCAAATAAGGAGAAACTACAAGACGAGGGGATAGTGgctttgagcatgaattgctcaCAACTAATTTCTGGAATGATGCCAATGAAGAAGAGGGACCCCGGAAGTTGTGTGATTCCTTGTGAGATCGGCAATACAATCTTCACAAAATACTTATTAGATCAAGGATCGAGGATCTCACTAATGGCTTTGAAAACTGCTCGTGCTATTGGACTAGAGGAGAGAATGGAGCCTATTGACATTGCTCTACAATTGGCTGATCATTCCATAGTGAAGCCCACTGGAATAGTAGAGGATTTCTTGGTCAAAGTCGACAAATTTGTCATCCCTGTTGACTTCATAGTCTTGGACATGCCCGAGGACAAAGAGGTACCAATCCTGTTTGGTAGACCATTTCTTGCCACATGA